One genomic segment of Gemmatimonadaceae bacterium includes these proteins:
- a CDS encoding protein kinase codes for MDPDRGPWARAHAIVDAALDQPADRLDAFLSDACAGDAALESRVRQWLFGIQAAAADPPSVLGGYRHAPAEPVGSAPDRIGHYRIVRILGTGGMGTVFEGERDDGTFRHRVAIKMMRPAIAGSGEFVQRFNDERQILASLSHPNIAGLLDGDVTADGVPYCVLEYVEGHTLTGWCDARGLDLRGRIALVRQVCGAVGHAHTRLVVHRDIKPSNVLVTDDGVVKLLDFGIARLIDDSGEHAAITRPDGWPAAMTPEYASPEQFRGAPLGVATDVYSLGVVLHELLTGARPFPAARGWLALHDVVTHQEAPLVSSAPITPDDARHRGASVTALRALLRGDLDCVVARALARDPARRYRSVDELDADLMRYLAGEPVQARNGGRGYHIRKFVWRNRVAVGAAVIAAVTILTASLTAVLQARRLAAVSSQAMLERNAALDLSRVMLGFLELSWPWDSGGTTRALRPLLDSAGSRLLDPAGQLGSRYPYLLQSLASGYLGLGDYPRALAVEQRVLQLLEARGAPRDTLGLARMRVAESLRQSGRTDEGLALSAQAIADLMPTHPVLVTRLRIARARGLRRVDRAPEASASLDTAMRSLMRDSTGTQLTQASVWEVRAELALDAGELDRAATCFRRSLDLRLTARAPALEIGNGYGDLGKIALRQGDIRGADSLVTTAIERKSAAVGRAHPEVADEVASLAQVRLRQRRGAEALLLLEEALTVYRGVGRQSRIDGIVPLRDSLRSALRAGRS; via the coding sequence ATGGACCCTGACCGCGGACCGTGGGCGCGTGCCCATGCCATCGTCGACGCCGCGCTCGACCAGCCGGCGGACCGGCTCGACGCATTCCTGAGCGACGCCTGCGCCGGCGATGCCGCGCTCGAGTCACGTGTGCGGCAGTGGCTCTTCGGCATCCAGGCCGCTGCCGCCGATCCCCCGTCGGTGCTGGGCGGGTATCGCCACGCGCCGGCGGAGCCGGTGGGCAGCGCCCCCGACCGGATCGGGCACTACCGCATCGTGCGCATCCTGGGCACCGGGGGCATGGGCACCGTCTTCGAGGGCGAACGCGACGACGGCACCTTCCGGCACCGGGTCGCGATCAAGATGATGCGGCCGGCGATCGCGGGGAGCGGCGAGTTCGTCCAGCGGTTCAACGACGAGCGCCAGATCCTGGCGTCGCTGTCACATCCCAACATCGCCGGCCTGCTGGACGGCGACGTGACCGCCGACGGTGTGCCGTACTGCGTGCTGGAATACGTCGAGGGGCACACGCTGACGGGGTGGTGTGATGCGCGTGGCCTCGACCTGCGGGGGCGGATCGCGCTCGTCCGGCAGGTGTGCGGCGCGGTCGGTCACGCGCACACCCGGCTGGTCGTGCATCGCGACATCAAGCCGAGCAACGTGCTCGTCACGGACGACGGCGTCGTGAAGCTGCTCGACTTCGGCATCGCGCGGCTGATCGACGACTCCGGGGAGCATGCGGCCATCACGCGCCCCGATGGCTGGCCCGCCGCGATGACGCCCGAGTACGCCAGTCCCGAGCAGTTCCGTGGCGCCCCGCTCGGCGTGGCAACCGATGTGTACAGCCTCGGCGTGGTCCTCCACGAGCTCCTCACCGGGGCTCGCCCGTTCCCGGCGGCGCGCGGCTGGCTGGCGCTGCACGATGTCGTGACGCACCAGGAGGCTCCGCTCGTGTCGTCGGCACCGATCACGCCGGACGACGCGCGCCATCGCGGAGCCTCGGTCACCGCGTTGCGGGCGTTGCTGCGTGGTGATCTCGATTGCGTGGTGGCGCGTGCGCTCGCGCGCGACCCGGCGCGGCGCTATCGCTCCGTCGACGAACTCGACGCGGACCTCATGCGCTACCTCGCCGGAGAACCGGTGCAGGCGCGCAACGGCGGGCGCGGGTACCACATCCGGAAGTTCGTCTGGCGCAACCGGGTCGCCGTCGGCGCCGCGGTGATCGCGGCCGTGACGATCCTCACCGCCTCGCTCACGGCGGTGCTGCAGGCGCGCCGGCTGGCAGCGGTGTCGTCGCAGGCGATGCTGGAGCGGAACGCTGCCCTCGACCTGTCGCGCGTGATGCTCGGTTTCCTCGAGCTCTCGTGGCCCTGGGATTCCGGCGGGACGACGCGGGCATTACGGCCCCTCCTCGACAGTGCAGGGTCGCGGCTGCTCGATCCGGCTGGCCAGCTCGGATCCCGCTATCCCTACCTCCTGCAGTCACTTGCCAGCGGGTACCTCGGGCTGGGTGACTACCCGCGTGCGCTGGCCGTGGAACAACGCGTGCTGCAGCTCCTCGAGGCACGTGGCGCGCCGCGGGACACACTCGGCCTGGCACGCATGCGAGTGGCGGAATCGCTGCGGCAGTCCGGCCGGACCGACGAGGGACTCGCGCTCTCGGCGCAGGCGATCGCCGACCTCATGCCGACGCATCCTGTGCTGGTGACCCGACTCCGCATCGCGCGCGCGCGCGGGCTGCGACGTGTCGACCGCGCGCCTGAGGCCAGTGCGTCACTCGACACGGCCATGCGATCGCTCATGCGCGACTCGACCGGGACGCAGTTGACGCAGGCGAGCGTCTGGGAGGTGCGGGCCGAACTGGCGCTCGACGCCGGCGAGCTGGATCGCGCCGCCACCTGTTTCCGCCGCTCGCTCGACCTCCGGCTCACGGCGCGGGCGCCGGCGCTGGAGATCGGCAACGGCTACGGTGACCTCGGCAAGATAGCGCTGCGGCAGGGCGACATCCGCGGCGCGGACTCGCTCGTCACCACCGCCATCGAGCGGAAGAGCGCCGCAGTGGGACGGGCACATCCCGAGGTGGCCGATGAGGTGGCATCGCTGGCGCAGGTCCGGCTGCGACAGCGTCGCGGGGCGGAGGCGCTCCTCCTGCTCGAGGAGGCGCTCACCGTCTACCGTGGCGTTGGACGGCAGTCACGGATCGACGGGATCGTGCCCCTGCGCGACTCGCTCCGCAGCGCGCTCCGCGCGGGACGGTCGTAG
- a CDS encoding agmatine deiminase family protein, whose translation MAFGASEAIWGRALLPEVRRNLATLATTIARHEPVSMLVRPNERALARSLVGADVELVDVPLDDLWVRDTGPTFVLTGDGQKQAIDFNFNGWGRKQAHASDAKVASVVARTSQVRIIGTDLVLEGGCFEVDGDGTAIITESCVLNANRNPGVSKALFEDQLMPLLGLRKIIWLPGIRGKDITDGHTDFYARFARPGVVLAGHDPDPASYDHAVTERHLEMLGSATDARGRSLEVIVLDGPTTTREAYLTDDFAAGYIGYYVCNGAVIMQEFGDARADLAAKRAVQRAFPDRVIEQIAIDGIAAGGGSIHCATQQEPAV comes from the coding sequence ATGGCATTCGGTGCCAGCGAAGCCATCTGGGGGAGGGCGCTGCTCCCGGAGGTCCGGCGAAACCTCGCGACGCTGGCCACGACGATTGCCCGCCACGAGCCGGTGTCGATGCTCGTGCGCCCGAACGAGCGCGCGCTGGCGCGGTCACTGGTGGGGGCAGATGTGGAGCTGGTCGATGTGCCGCTGGACGACCTCTGGGTGCGGGACACCGGACCGACGTTCGTCCTGACCGGCGACGGGCAGAAGCAGGCGATCGACTTCAACTTCAATGGCTGGGGTAGGAAGCAGGCGCATGCCAGCGATGCGAAGGTCGCGTCCGTCGTGGCGCGCACGTCTCAGGTTCGCATCATCGGCACCGATCTCGTGCTGGAAGGCGGATGCTTCGAGGTGGACGGCGACGGGACGGCCATCATCACGGAGAGCTGCGTCCTGAACGCCAACCGGAATCCCGGCGTCTCGAAGGCCCTGTTCGAGGATCAGCTGATGCCGTTGCTCGGGCTCCGGAAGATCATCTGGCTGCCGGGCATTCGCGGCAAGGACATCACCGACGGCCACACGGATTTCTACGCCCGCTTCGCCCGGCCTGGTGTCGTGCTCGCAGGCCATGATCCGGATCCGGCGTCGTACGACCATGCGGTCACGGAGCGGCACCTCGAGATGCTGGGATCCGCCACGGACGCACGTGGCCGCAGCCTGGAGGTCATCGTCCTCGACGGGCCGACGACGACCCGGGAGGCCTACCTGACCGATGACTTCGCAGCCGGCTACATCGGATACTACGTCTGCAACGGCGCGGTCATCATGCAGGAGTTCGGCGACGCACGGGCAGACCTCGCCGCGAAGCGTGCCGTGCAGCGCGCATTTCCCGATCGGGTGATCGAACAGATCGCCATCGACGGCATTGCGGCAGGCGGCGGAAGCATTCACTGTGCCACGCAGCAGGAACCGGCGGTGTGA
- a CDS encoding peptidase E produces the protein MPHTAGASVPRRILIAGGGFNRTWIRHMAQLTGKPRPRILYLPTAAGDHPDAIIGFYAACATLDVEPLVQRVFIESLSQVLGWDEVLLSADAIVCSGGNTLNQQAIWKAQGIDTVLRTAWERGIILGGSSAGSLCWFEEGTTDSRPRALSIVRCLGFLRGSHSPHYDGEPGRRPLYHQLIGSGEMQPGYACDNDAGLYFEDNTVKRVLSARDGAKVYHVSVVDGTVTERVMEPERLT, from the coding sequence ATGCCACACACCGCAGGCGCCAGCGTCCCCCGCCGCATCCTCATCGCCGGCGGCGGCTTCAACCGCACCTGGATCCGCCACATGGCGCAGCTCACCGGCAAGCCGCGCCCGCGCATCCTCTACCTCCCTACCGCCGCCGGCGACCACCCCGACGCCATCATCGGCTTCTACGCCGCCTGCGCCACCCTCGACGTCGAGCCGCTCGTCCAGCGCGTCTTCATCGAGAGCCTCTCCCAGGTCCTCGGCTGGGACGAGGTGCTGCTCTCTGCCGACGCCATCGTCTGCAGTGGCGGCAACACCCTCAACCAGCAGGCCATCTGGAAGGCGCAGGGCATCGACACCGTCCTCCGCACGGCCTGGGAACGCGGCATCATCCTCGGCGGATCCAGCGCAGGGTCACTCTGCTGGTTCGAGGAGGGCACCACCGACTCGCGCCCCAGGGCGCTGAGCATCGTGCGCTGCCTGGGCTTCCTGCGCGGCAGCCACTCGCCTCACTATGACGGCGAGCCGGGGCGACGCCCGCTCTATCACCAGCTGATCGGCAGCGGCGAGATGCAGCCGGGGTACGCCTGCGACAACGACGCCGGTCTCTACTTCGAGGACAACACGGTGAAGCGCGTCCTCTCCGCGCGCGACGGAGCGAAGGTCTATCATGTGAGCGTGGTGGACGGCACCGTGACCGAGCGCGTCATGGAGCCCGAACGCCTGACCTGA
- a CDS encoding aromatic ring-hydroxylating dioxygenase subunit alpha has protein sequence MQPSISPAELPDFTAGHLALTPIERAETIPSSWYVDPRFHAVDRDAIFARTWQGVGHLGQVRNPGDYFLASVADNSIIVLRDRDGALRAFYNVCRHRGGPLAIEREGCVKALTCKYHGWTFMLDGSLRGVPQWDRVELFDKGDFGLLPVTVDTWEDFVFVHLDPHPAQPLATVMGGIRERIAPIDLTTKTFVRRVDYDVQANWKVYIDNYLEGYHIPHVHPELMTLLDFQAYETELHPHYSLQHSDLAAGESVYAADGGKAWYYWVFPNFMLNIAPNRVQANLVTPLGHDRCRVTFWYYYDDADNPAQVAKLAEDVRFSDEVQEEDREICVLVQQGLSSRAYDTGRFSVQMETGVHQFQGFIKAAYREWAQAQS, from the coding sequence ATGCAGCCGTCCATCTCACCAGCCGAGCTGCCGGACTTCACCGCCGGCCACCTCGCGCTCACGCCGATCGAGCGTGCGGAGACCATCCCCAGCTCATGGTACGTGGACCCGCGGTTCCACGCGGTGGATCGCGACGCCATCTTCGCGCGCACCTGGCAGGGCGTCGGGCACCTCGGCCAGGTGCGCAACCCGGGTGACTACTTCCTCGCCTCGGTCGCGGACAATTCCATCATCGTGCTGCGCGACCGGGACGGCGCGCTGCGCGCGTTCTACAACGTGTGCCGCCACCGGGGCGGCCCGCTCGCCATCGAGCGCGAGGGGTGCGTCAAGGCCCTCACCTGCAAGTACCACGGCTGGACCTTCATGCTCGACGGCTCGCTGCGCGGCGTGCCGCAGTGGGATCGCGTCGAGCTGTTCGACAAGGGTGACTTCGGGCTGCTGCCGGTGACGGTCGACACGTGGGAGGACTTCGTGTTCGTGCACCTCGACCCCCACCCGGCGCAGCCGCTCGCGACGGTCATGGGTGGTATCCGCGAGCGCATCGCCCCCATCGACCTCACCACCAAGACGTTCGTGCGGCGTGTGGACTACGACGTGCAGGCGAACTGGAAGGTCTACATCGACAACTACCTCGAGGGCTACCACATCCCGCATGTGCACCCCGAGCTGATGACCCTCCTCGACTTCCAGGCCTACGAGACGGAGCTGCACCCGCACTACAGCCTGCAGCACAGCGACCTGGCGGCCGGCGAGAGTGTCTATGCCGCCGACGGCGGCAAGGCGTGGTACTACTGGGTGTTCCCGAACTTCATGCTGAACATCGCGCCCAACCGCGTGCAGGCCAACCTCGTCACGCCACTGGGGCACGACCGCTGCCGCGTCACCTTCTGGTACTACTACGACGACGCCGACAACCCGGCGCAGGTCGCGAAGCTGGCCGAGGACGTGCGCTTCTCCGACGAGGTGCAGGAGGAGGACCGCGAGATCTGCGTGCTGGTGCAGCAGGGGCTCTCGTCGCGCGCCTACGACACGGGCCGCTTCTCGGTGCAGATGGAGACGGGGGTGCACCAGTTCCAGGGGTTCATCAAGGCCGCGTACCGGGAGTGGGCGCAGGCGCAGTCGTGA
- a CDS encoding amino acid permease, producing the protein MSAGPDEHGDGLRAELTLLDATMINVGTMVGSAIFIVPAAIAAHFSGVFPTILVWVCGALVSLCGALCVAELGAMMPAAGGQYVYLSRAYGRVWGFLYGWSASVIINPLSIAAIAVGFATYLAYFIPIGPAGIKAAACLSIAALTLLNCFGLRLGAITQNVLTVAKIAAVVAVIALCVTLPGGSLARLTPFWPHESWSALVAPFGVAMVAVLWAFEGWIEVTYVGSEIRNPQRDMPLSIIISTVLVGLLYIALALALTWVLGQRAVAASPRVAADAMTAVLGTAGATVIAATVLVATLGSNNGIVFTAARVPYAMARQGEFWRWAGQVSERHAVPTPALLAQGAWSILLALSGRYDQLFTCIVFVAFLFYGMSCGAVLLLRRREPAAGRPYRTWGYPVTPLVFIAFALFLVVNTVRETPVESAVGVGLLVIGLVCYRTLGWHRVRPVPHA; encoded by the coding sequence GTGAGCGCCGGCCCCGACGAGCACGGTGACGGGCTGCGTGCCGAGCTCACGCTGCTCGACGCCACCATGATCAACGTCGGCACGATGGTCGGCTCGGCCATCTTCATCGTGCCGGCAGCCATCGCGGCCCACTTCAGCGGCGTCTTCCCCACCATCCTCGTCTGGGTGTGCGGCGCGCTGGTCTCGCTCTGCGGCGCGCTCTGCGTGGCCGAGCTGGGCGCGATGATGCCGGCGGCCGGCGGGCAGTACGTGTACCTCAGCCGCGCCTACGGCCGCGTGTGGGGCTTCCTGTACGGCTGGAGCGCCTCGGTCATCATCAACCCGCTCTCCATCGCGGCCATCGCCGTGGGCTTCGCGACCTACCTCGCGTACTTCATCCCGATCGGCCCGGCGGGGATCAAGGCTGCGGCCTGCCTCTCGATCGCGGCGCTCACACTGCTCAACTGCTTCGGCCTGCGGCTCGGTGCCATCACGCAGAACGTGCTCACGGTGGCCAAGATCGCGGCGGTGGTGGCAGTCATCGCGCTGTGCGTCACGCTGCCCGGGGGCTCCCTCGCACGGCTCACGCCATTCTGGCCGCACGAGTCGTGGTCGGCGCTCGTGGCACCGTTCGGCGTGGCGATGGTCGCGGTGTTGTGGGCGTTCGAGGGCTGGATCGAGGTGACCTACGTCGGCAGCGAGATCCGCAACCCGCAGCGCGACATGCCGCTCTCGATCATCATCTCGACCGTCCTGGTCGGCCTGCTCTACATCGCGCTGGCACTGGCACTCACCTGGGTGCTCGGCCAGCGTGCCGTTGCCGCATCACCGCGGGTGGCGGCCGACGCGATGACGGCCGTCCTCGGCACCGCCGGTGCCACCGTGATCGCGGCCACCGTGCTGGTGGCGACGCTCGGCTCCAACAACGGCATCGTGTTCACCGCCGCGCGGGTGCCGTACGCCATGGCACGGCAGGGCGAGTTCTGGCGCTGGGCGGGACAGGTGAGTGAGCGCCACGCCGTGCCCACGCCGGCGCTGCTGGCGCAGGGAGCGTGGTCGATCCTGCTGGCGCTCAGCGGGCGCTACGACCAGCTCTTCACCTGCATCGTGTTCGTCGCGTTCCTGTTCTACGGCATGTCCTGCGGGGCCGTGCTGCTCCTGCGGCGCCGCGAACCGGCCGCCGGCCGGCCGTACCGCACCTGGGGCTACCCCGTCACCCCGCTGGTCTTCATCGCGTTCGCGCTCTTCCTGGTGGTGAACACCGTGCGCGAGACCCCGGTGGAATCGGCCGTGGGGGTGGGCCTCCTGGTGATAGGGCTCGTCTGCTACCGCACCCTGGGCTGGCATCGCGTGAGACCCGTGCCCCACGCATAG
- a CDS encoding DUF937 domain-containing protein — protein sequence MNITDILKQVGGLQSMAKELGLSESQVAAGASALAPAVLGGFQKQAQSGGVEGLGGLLSQLGGGALLDNVVSAQPTDTSLGNNVLGQIFGSKDVSRTVAQSAAATSGLDAGVLKKMLPMLAMVVAGYMAKGGGAAPAAQQASSGGGLGGLLGGLLGGMGGGGGQRAGGLAGMIDSNGDGNALDDIMRMAGKMIR from the coding sequence ATGAACATCACGGACATCCTCAAGCAGGTCGGTGGCCTCCAGTCGATGGCGAAGGAACTCGGGCTCAGTGAAAGCCAGGTGGCGGCCGGCGCCTCCGCGCTGGCACCGGCGGTGCTGGGCGGGTTTCAGAAGCAGGCGCAGTCCGGCGGGGTCGAGGGCCTCGGCGGCCTCCTCTCGCAGCTCGGTGGCGGCGCCCTGCTCGACAACGTCGTCTCCGCGCAGCCCACCGACACGAGCCTCGGCAACAACGTGCTGGGCCAGATCTTCGGCTCGAAGGACGTGAGCCGCACGGTGGCGCAGTCGGCCGCGGCGACGAGCGGGCTCGATGCCGGTGTGCTGAAGAAGATGCTGCCGATGCTCGCCATGGTTGTCGCCGGCTACATGGCCAAGGGGGGCGGTGCGGCACCGGCGGCGCAGCAGGCCTCCAGCGGCGGTGGGCTGGGCGGGCTGCTCGGCGGACTGCTCGGCGGCATGGGTGGCGGCGGTGGCCAGCGCGCCGGTGGCCTCGCCGGCATGATCGATTCCAACGGCGACGGCAATGCGCTCGATGACATCATGCGCATGGCCGGCAAGATGATCCGGTAA
- a CDS encoding beta-galactosidase, producing MAASRALLAATVVAFVRDAGAQPAHRRPVRVSLQGAALLGQPDPMSIGAFYYPEQWPRSQWKRDMEGQARLGFDFTHMAEFSWTYLEPREGTFDFTWLDEAIDLAAKAGLKVILGTPSAAPPSWMGERYPQVYRVDERGRRHEHGIRAEVSLADPTYRRFVDRIVTRMAQRYGNDPRVWGWQVDNEPGTFADFSPAARIAFQRWLRARYGTIAAMNAAWGGSFWSSRYGRFGEVRLPNTVLAAEDRLSPHAVLDLARFDADVTARFLDGQAGIIRRYARHGQWVTTNYTNITTGTDPRRSRAMDFTTFTLYPVAGNNILGGESYAIGDPTRLMEAAAYYRPITGTFGIMEMQPGQVNWGSVNPQPARGAVGMWMWHAFASGASLLGTYRYRHPLRGSEMYHEGITGTDGVTLSRTGREFVATMRAIDSLTPLLDTAARMPASLAARRTAILWSHDNFWDLEIQPQTTEWRTWAHRNTVTAAVKSTGAPMDFIAEDADFGGYPFLVAPAYQLVSDALVAKWTQYVERGGHLVLTARTGQKDERGHFPEGRWAARLSSLTGVDLEAFDMLPPGATAQVTVQGVRHVWHRWGDILAPRAGTETLATYVDRWYDGKAAVTTHRVGRGSVTVIGVSTDDGALERAVIRDAYRRAGVTIDDLPPGVFIEWRSGVFVAVNYGTAPFAPVLPAGAAVLRGVTPMPPAGVLVWKVR from the coding sequence GTGGCGGCGAGTCGTGCGCTGCTCGCCGCGACGGTGGTGGCATTCGTTCGGGACGCCGGTGCGCAACCTGCGCACCGGCGTCCCGTTCGCGTGTCGCTCCAGGGTGCCGCCCTCCTCGGCCAGCCCGACCCGATGAGCATCGGGGCCTTCTACTACCCGGAACAGTGGCCGCGCTCGCAGTGGAAGCGTGACATGGAGGGCCAGGCCCGCCTGGGGTTCGACTTCACCCACATGGCGGAGTTCAGCTGGACGTACCTCGAGCCGCGCGAGGGCACCTTCGACTTCACCTGGCTCGACGAGGCGATCGACCTCGCGGCAAAGGCCGGACTGAAGGTCATCCTCGGCACGCCATCTGCGGCGCCCCCGAGCTGGATGGGCGAGCGGTACCCGCAGGTCTATCGCGTGGACGAACGGGGACGGCGCCACGAACACGGCATCCGCGCGGAGGTGTCGCTCGCCGACCCGACCTATCGCCGTTTCGTGGATCGCATCGTCACGCGCATGGCGCAGCGCTACGGCAACGATCCGCGCGTCTGGGGCTGGCAGGTGGACAACGAACCCGGCACCTTCGCCGACTTCAGCCCGGCCGCGCGCATCGCGTTCCAGCGCTGGCTGCGCGCCAGGTACGGCACCATCGCGGCCATGAACGCCGCCTGGGGTGGCAGCTTCTGGAGCTCACGCTACGGCCGCTTCGGCGAGGTGCGCCTGCCGAACACCGTGCTCGCCGCCGAGGATCGCCTCAGCCCGCACGCGGTGCTCGACCTCGCGCGCTTCGATGCCGACGTCACCGCACGGTTTCTCGATGGGCAGGCCGGCATCATCCGGCGATACGCGCGCCATGGCCAGTGGGTGACCACGAACTACACCAACATCACCACCGGCACCGACCCGCGCCGCAGCCGCGCGATGGACTTCACCACCTTCACGCTCTACCCGGTGGCCGGGAACAACATCCTCGGTGGCGAGAGCTACGCCATCGGCGATCCCACGCGATTGATGGAGGCGGCGGCGTACTATCGCCCGATCACGGGCACCTTCGGCATCATGGAAATGCAGCCGGGGCAGGTGAACTGGGGCAGCGTGAATCCGCAGCCTGCACGCGGTGCCGTCGGCATGTGGATGTGGCACGCGTTCGCGAGCGGCGCGTCTCTGCTAGGCACCTACCGCTATCGTCACCCGCTGCGCGGCAGCGAGATGTACCATGAGGGCATCACCGGCACGGATGGTGTGACGCTTTCGCGCACCGGCCGCGAGTTCGTGGCGACGATGCGCGCGATCGACTCACTGACGCCGCTGCTCGACACTGCCGCACGCATGCCGGCGTCGCTGGCCGCGCGGCGCACGGCCATCCTCTGGAGCCACGACAACTTCTGGGACCTGGAGATCCAGCCGCAGACCACGGAATGGAGGACGTGGGCGCACCGCAACACCGTCACCGCCGCGGTGAAGTCCACGGGCGCGCCGATGGACTTCATCGCCGAGGACGCGGACTTCGGTGGGTACCCGTTCCTGGTGGCGCCGGCGTACCAGCTCGTGAGTGACGCGCTGGTGGCGAAATGGACGCAATACGTGGAGCGTGGCGGCCACCTCGTGCTCACGGCGCGCACCGGCCAGAAGGACGAGCGCGGGCACTTCCCCGAGGGACGCTGGGCCGCGCGGCTTTCCAGCCTCACGGGCGTGGACCTCGAGGCGTTCGACATGCTGCCGCCTGGTGCCACCGCGCAGGTGACGGTGCAGGGTGTGCGGCATGTGTGGCACCGCTGGGGCGACATCCTCGCGCCGCGCGCCGGCACGGAGACGCTCGCGACGTACGTCGACCGGTGGTACGACGGAAAGGCGGCGGTCACGACGCACCGCGTCGGTCGGGGCTCGGTCACCGTGATCGGCGTGTCGACCGACGATGGCGCACTCGAGCGCGCCGTGATCCGCGACGCTTATCGCCGCGCCGGCGTGACGATCGATGACCTCCCGCCGGGTGTGTTCATCGAGTGGCGGAGCGGTGTCTTCGTCGCAGTGAACTACGGTACGGCGCCGTTCGCGCCGGTGCTGCCGGCTGGCGCCGCCGTGCTGCGCGGCGTGACGCCGATGCCACCGGCGGGGGTGCTGGTGTGGAAGGTCCGCTGA
- a CDS encoding DUF305 domain-containing protein yields the protein MIHLRPALFVAGTALLIAACAGQRAAPADSFVPGAAGAMARARADSARLPYTQADIDFMSGMIHHHAQAIYMSRWAPTHGASPGVLRLTARIINAQTDDIALMQTWLRDRNQDAMQVDTNGTVTMAPKAAPAGAMAGMDHGGHNMGGMAHAMNMPGMLTDAQLTELDAARGPEFDRLFLVYMMQHHRGAVTMVRTLFANQGAGQDETVFKFASDVEVDQSTEIQRMLSMLLEMGFAPPR from the coding sequence ATGATCCACCTCCGCCCCGCCCTGTTCGTGGCTGGCACCGCGCTGCTGATCGCGGCCTGCGCCGGCCAGCGCGCCGCCCCGGCCGACAGCTTCGTGCCCGGTGCCGCCGGCGCCATGGCCCGCGCCCGCGCCGATTCGGCCCGCCTGCCGTACACGCAGGCCGACATCGACTTCATGAGCGGCATGATCCACCATCATGCCCAGGCCATCTACATGTCGCGATGGGCCCCCACGCACGGCGCGTCGCCGGGGGTGCTGCGGCTCACGGCCCGCATCATCAATGCGCAAACCGATGACATCGCGCTGATGCAGACCTGGCTGCGTGACCGCAACCAGGACGCGATGCAGGTGGACACCAACGGCACCGTCACGATGGCGCCGAAGGCCGCGCCCGCCGGCGCAATGGCCGGCATGGACCACGGCGGCCACAACATGGGTGGCATGGCGCACGCGATGAACATGCCGGGCATGCTCACCGATGCGCAGCTCACGGAACTCGATGCCGCACGTGGCCCGGAGTTCGACCGGCTGTTCCTCGTGTACATGATGCAGCACCACCGTGGCGCGGTGACGATGGTGCGCACGCTCTTCGCCAACCAGGGCGCGGGGCAGGACGAGACCGTCTTCAAGTTCGCGTCGGACGTCGAGGTGGATCAGTCCACCGAGATCCAGCGCATGCTCTCGATGTTGCTCGAGATGGGCTTCGCGCCGCCGCGCTGA
- a CDS encoding Uma2 family endonuclease, with protein MPSRTPRTPRRISEIMATHRLMTAEGLLARSAPHARAELVGGRLIARELAGYEHGYVASRVLVAIATFVQRQQLGHVLAAETGFTLFRAPDTVRAPDVAYVSAARVPTAAMRHGFPELAPDLAVEILSPDDRAGEVRRRVRDWIAAGTRLVWIIDPIRRAAHVHRADGSAARRTVDDLLSGDDVLPGFSVTMRDLLG; from the coding sequence ATGCCGTCACGCACCCCGCGCACCCCACGCCGGATCTCCGAGATCATGGCCACCCACCGGCTGATGACGGCAGAGGGCCTCCTGGCCCGGTCCGCGCCGCACGCGCGGGCGGAGCTGGTGGGCGGGCGGTTGATCGCGCGGGAGCTGGCGGGGTACGAGCACGGGTACGTCGCATCGCGGGTGCTGGTGGCGATTGCGACGTTCGTACAGCGGCAGCAACTCGGCCACGTGCTGGCGGCCGAAACCGGGTTCACGCTCTTCCGCGCCCCCGACACGGTGCGCGCACCCGACGTGGCCTACGTGAGCGCGGCGCGCGTTCCGACGGCTGCGATGCGGCACGGGTTTCCGGAGCTCGCACCGGACCTCGCCGTGGAGATCCTGTCGCCTGACGACCGCGCCGGTGAGGTGCGGCGTCGGGTGCGCGACTGGATCGCCGCCGGCACGCGCCTGGTCTGGATCATCGATCCGATCCGGCGGGCCGCGCACGTCCATCGCGCCGACGGGAGTGCCGCAAGACGGACCGTGGACGACCTGTTGTCCGGCGACGACGTGCTGCCGGGGTTCAGTGTGACGATGCGCGACCTGCTGGGCTGA